From Schizosaccharomyces pombe strain 972h- genome assembly, chromosome: II, the proteins below share one genomic window:
- the rct1 gene encoding RRM-containing cyclophilin Rct1, whose translation MSVLIETTVGDLVIDLFVKEAPKTCENFLKLCKLKYYNFCPFYNIQHNYTCQTGDPLGPTGDGGRCVWNVLNKGTRFFKAEFNPSLVHNKMGLVSMSTATISSRDDKLLVCGSQFIITLSDNLEGLDERYPIYGQVAEGFDTLLKINDAICDEEGQPYRDIRIKHTIILDDPFEDPPDLVEPLRSPSPTPEQLATVRIGENEQIESETSEDKLQREKEMEAEAEAVTLEMIGDLPFAHVAPPENVLFVCKLNPVTQDEDLELIFSRFGKIISCQVIRDKETGDSLQYAFIEFDNKESVEKAYFKMQNVLIDDSRIHVDFSQSVARYRQYYNSNRDRKRSSSRSDDREYHRRSDGRYDRSNYRDDYRHRRKERDHRDDQSSFRNERFSNYYGDDRSYHKRRNTGNKNCDDHLRDKSPERRYRYDRRYRDDRYR comes from the coding sequence ATGTCTGTACTAATTGAAACTACAGTTGGTGATTTGGTTATCGATTTATTCGTCAAGGAAGCGCCCAAAACTTGTGagaattttcttaaattatgcaaattaaaatactaTAATTTTTGTCCATTTTATAACATTCAGCACAATTATACCTGTCAAACAGGTGATCCTCTTGGACCAACTGGAGATGGTGGTCGATGTGTGTGGAATGTACTGAATAAAGGAACACGCTTTTTCAAAGCGGAATTTAATCCTTCTTTGGTACATAATAAAATGGGCTTGGTTAGTATGAGCACAGCAACTATATCTTCTAGAGATGACAAATTACTTGTTTGTGGTAGTCAGTTTATAATAACTTTGTCAGACAATTTAGAAGGACTTGATGAAAGATACCCAATTTATGGACAGGTTGCTGAAGGCTTTGACACGCTACTGAAAATCAATGACGCTATATGCGATGAAGAGGGTCAGCCTTATCGTGATATTCGTATAAAACACACAATTATACTAGATGACCCGTTTGAGGATCCACCCGATCTAGTGGAGCCTTTGCGGTCACCGTCTCCAACGCCTGAACAATTAGCTACGGTACGTATAGGGGAAAACGAACAAATTGAGTCAGAAACATCGGAAGATAAATTGCAAAGAGAGAAGGAAATGGAGGCAGAAGCAGAGGCTGTTACACTAGAAATGATTGGTGATTTACCCTTTGCTCATGTTGCTCCTCCCGAAAACGTTTTGTTCGTTTGCAAATTAAATCCCGTTACCCAAGATGAAGATTTAGAGTTAATATTCTCGcgatttggaaaaattatCTCCTGCCAAGTTATTCGAGATAAAGAAACAGGCGATAGTCTTCAATATGCCTTTATCGAATTTGATAACAAAGAAAGTGTTGAAAAAgcttattttaaaatgcaaaatgttttaattgATGATTCTCGAATTCACGTAGATTTTTCCCAAAGCGTGGCTCGTTACAGACAATATTACAACTCCAATAGGGACCGAAAACGTTCTTCGTCTCGTAGTGATGATCGTGAGTACCACCGTAGGTCTGATGGTCGTTATGACAGATCTAATTACCGAGACGACTATAGGCATCGACGGAAAGAGCGTGATCATCGTGACGATCAAAGTTCATTTAGAAATGAAAGATTTTCTAACTACTACGGTGATGATCGTTCATACCATAAACGGAGAAATActggaaataaaaattgtgATGATCACTTACGAGATAAATCTCCTGAACGAAGGTATAGATATGATAGACGTTATAGAGATGATAGATATCGATAG